The genome window GGAGTTTATCTACCTGCTTTCAACAGTTTGTTTTCTTGATATTCTTCTAAATACAAGGATCAAACATAATTCTAAACGTCTACAAAAAGACATCAGgagcttttttttctatttccaaaaTGTGTTAGTGATTCAGTTTAATTCAGCATAAAAACCCGATTTTTCCACGGAACAAATTTATGTCCATTTTGGACATCAAAGCCTTTCTATTTTGacttttcatataaaactttcaggatatcaTTGTTAGTGGCAGCAACTATTCcctgtaaaattttgattttgttttctgAATGTTATATTTGTCCAGAACTGTTCGTACTTTAACATATAGCGTCCTACTATGCTTAGTGACTATTACATAATTAGAATAACGTATAACTTGAGTTCGTCCGGATTCTGCAAAATAAACCCAAATCTGAAAACATAGTAAAGGTTTTGTCACATAATACAATAAGTTTTCGCAAACGTACGTGCGTATTTGAGATGGGGCAAATACCTTGGTTATTTGCGACTGTTTTAGTTCTATCTTAAGTTCACGAAAAGTGTTTAGACACCATCCGCACGTTAATTTTGGAATTGTATACCTCATAGTCAATTGCTGCTTAATAGTATTTTATAATAGATATACTGAATTGTTAAGAAAAAAGCGGGAAATACTTGATACAAAGGTAATATTCTTTGAGATTATGCAATTTGTCTTATATAACATTATTGTTCGTCGACTTTCAACGTTCTGTCAATATTTTACGAAATATAAAACGTccttttcaaaagtatttcttcGACAACTTCGTTTTGATTTCACATTCattctgcatttttcatttgtttagaAATGcgcatgttttgtaaaattttcaatactgggagtacctggagaaatatatAAGGCTCACAATTAGTACAGGCATAATGTCAAGACACTTTTGGAAAAGAAGTTTGACACCTTCCACTAAAATAAATGTAGAAAAGCAAATTATATATAAGAGAAAATTTACTTCTCCAAACAGTAACATCTCTTGAAAGACACTTCTACTTATTCTTAACAGTtcagtatgtatatatttatgaaaaacaacgGCCTATGAGtcgtaaaaatataaaacaaaagttcACCAGAGGGAAAGTTTCAAAACGCTTTGAACCTTAAGGTGACACGAATATGTGTTAACTAATGTACTGTAATATTTTTAATAGTttgaaaaaatgatttcttgaaCAACAGTTTTTTGACATAAAGTATGTATTTTGATTATGATTTTGAAACGTCTGTCTGATTTTATCAGTAAGATGTTCTTAATAATTCCTAGAAAACATTGACTATAAAGAATGATGTacaacttttaaagaaaaatctcTACCGCAGTTTTGGTCAATCGTTTACTATGTTCACATTTAAAGGTTTGGTTGAACCTGTTGATCCTACAGAAGAGACGTTAGATGATAAACCATACAGTGTTTTGTTATATGGGAATGGACCCGCCTACTCCGAGCCTCGCGAAAACCTTACCGGAGTTGATATGCGTAAGTTAACACTACATTTTAATGTTGCAGATAATTTTGTAGGGATTGTCAGCAACATTTGTGAACTTTCCTTTATTTATAGGATTTGCAAGTTCATGgctgttttaatttgtttaacaATCCTTGgagttgtttaaaaataatagTAGACCAGGTAGCAAAAATGTTAGCGTCcttgaataatcaaaaatgcaaTTGTTAATTCGCTCAATTCTTCACGTATAACGTATATGTAAGATCAATTTTTTTAAGAACTACAATAGTTTCACCACAAAAGCATGAACGAAAACCGTAGGAATAGCAATACATTTGAGTAAACGGAATCTATTGTTTACATTGTTGGCATAATACGAAATAGTTTTTCATGAATCTGTTTTGTCAGTATTCACCACATGCAGTCAACTAGATAGTACATAGCTAGAGAAGGCCCTTATGCCtgttttaacacaataaatattaGTTGCTGGTGTAACAATGTCACgatatagaacttgaatattgaaacggggagaaaCTGTGTAGGCGaacgggtagctcagtcggtagagaaTCAGAAAGATATGTTAGGGatccgggttcgagtcccggtctagttgcacatttttctcaccctgtgacaacaATATATATCTATCCATGACTGAGAAAAATGAACGGGATGAGTAAAAGTCCTTTGCTAAGATTTGTGTTTCCTACACCACCACAACAATATGGCTTTTATGGTAGTAAGAACAGCGTTTCTATTACGCCACTTGAAGATGAAAATGAGATAGAATATGCCCAGGTGTCagatttttaaattgtatttcaaaagaCAGCATGCAATTCACATGCAGACACTTTGGGTCAGGACCCCTAACCATTGTCCCTGCCAACTGTAAGCCAATGCGTTTTTAGTATCGTAAGACATACAAAGCGAAGGTGGCGGTCATGAAACTGCTTTTGTTATAAGCATTTGAAGACAACCAATGCTCTTTAAAACGTAAAGATGCCGTTTTTTACCGCGGTGGAGGTTGTGGTGGAGGGGAGCGGGGCATAAATGTTTCAATGGTAGATATATattgtatgtacatgtaacaaACTGATATGTACTAACCTGTTTACAGTGTGCGGATAAGGCTAGCTAATACTTTGCAAATATTGTTAAACTGATTTATGATTTACCGATGTAGGAATTGTTAAACCGGTTTGTCGTATGCCAGCCTAGGGGTTGTTATACTGTTTTGTGGTATGCCGGCCTATGAACCGTTAAGCCGGTTTGTGTTGTACCGGTCTAGGAATTGTTAACCTGGTTAATGGTATACCGGTATAAGAATTGTTAAACCAGTCAATGGTATGTCGGTCTGAGAATTGTTAAACAAGTTAATGGTATTCCGGTCTAGAAATTATTAAACCGTATAGTGGTATGCCGGTCTAGAAATTGTTAAACTGGTTTATGGCATGGTTCAACAGGTTTATAGATTTCCGGCTTGGGGATTGTATATTAACAGGTTTATGGTATGCCGGCTTGAATTTAATCCGATCGGCAAGACGACCTCTAATATAGATAACTATTAATTCAGCAATTTCATTACTGTAGTCGGGATGTTCACACTTTATTGATGAACCCTTTGTCTATCAGTCTTTTCTATTCATGCGCGTATCATGTCGAATCCTATAGCGGCAATATTTGAAAACAgcaattattttcttatttctgaatgaaTCACAGGAGTGTGCACTCACTTTCGTAGTAAGATCATTTCCCATCCATTGATCATGGTTTCGAATCAAATTTTgctacaaagatttttttttgaatgtttAATGCGAAGGAAAGCtctgtaatttaaaaataaaccatcGGTGCGGACACATGTGCACTTTGAATGATACGGATTAAAGTTTGCCTTCAATATAAAGTTAATTTAGGGATATCAAAAATACTCGTAAATCTAAATTAATgatattctaaatttattttgtgatatatctaatacatgtatatatttatggaCGAGGCgaaatgtttcagaaaaaaaaattgatagaaaatTCGTCAATCGCCATGATAGACATTGCGGTGGAAAATTTAGTACTGATAAAGAAATCAGAAACTTCGGTATTAAGTACATGAATCATCCAATAACTATACACACATACACGCATACACGTACAAACGAACGGAAACACACACTAACGCACGCACACAACCACTCGGCCACTTAGGCCCCTGTCAtctataaaactattttttctaaTGGCATGATTTCATTAACAAAACAGAAACATAATAACTACATTTTCAGATATATGGTACATGCATATCAAAAATCCAACATCGGACTGTCAACTAAGAGACAGTGTTCGTCACAAATTTACCAGTGCTGGACTTCCGAGGAAAAGATTCAAGAAAGATTTAAACACGATTAAAGGCAgttttacaatatatacatataattatggatttatctaaattttaagtGAATTGCTGGAgtatatcagtgaaataaaattgatatattcactgtttcatattctttcgcattaaagtctagttccgtaccagtgacaTAAGAAAAAAACACGATATTTTCACTACCTTGAAGTAGAGAAAATATCGATTTTGTAAGGGATATTCCTGAATTTTCACCATTACGATATTTATACGTAACTGCAAAGTGACACAACCAAAATGATCACGAAATCTtgttgaagtatattttgcaaagatatatatattatctATAAGATAGTGATGGTGAAAATTCAGAAATATCCCTTATAAATTTTACTCTAGAACACCACAAATGACATTTTCATTCTAAAACATTGCTTAAAGTGTATACACAGTGAAATATAGAGTATGATATAAGAATCAAAATAAAGTATTCCCAAATGataattaacaaaacaagaatagTTAAAATTTACATTTGCTGAAATGTCTTACATTCGCGGTGTCTGCACGTATTAGCAAATGATaatctttaagaatattttaacagTATTGCAGTTATTTGGTAGAAAACTCAATAAGAATATGTAAGTCATAACGCAACgaaatttgattgaaattttcatatttcaatttaGAAGACCATATAAttaattttcgttttattttaatggaaaatctgataaaaatttcaaacgaaaatgaaaaaaaaaaaaaacaaacaaaaaaaacgcaGACAATAAATTCTTTGACAAATACAGGAATATTAATCATTAGTTCTGTTTgcataaaacattgaaaacaatgcACATTTTTTCCCGattcatttaaatgttcattAATTAATCACGTGTGCGTTTACAAATGTAAAAGTTGACTGAAGTAGAATACATTATGGACACTGCTGTAACGAGGACATGATGAAACTTTGGATTTTAACCCCGAAGTAAGCACATTCTCCATAAAAATTCCGAACAGCTGTTGCATTCCAACCTTTCAAATAGGACATTTCACATGTACATGGAATAGGATCTGTTGTCCTAAAATCAAAATAAGACAAATTTTTCAAAGACATTACTGCAGCAGGGATGCTTTTGAGGCTTGTTCCAGACAGATATACTGTTGTGAGTGCATTGTTATTTTTAAAGGCATGAGTCGAGATATACTTGACAGGATTGTATCGTAAATAAAGTCTACCAAGATGGACCAACCCGATTAGATCATGATCTTCAACAGAAGAAATGTCATTGTATGACAAATCAAGACTTGTAAGACCTTGCAACTTGTTTAATGCATCAGGGATTCTTTTAAATCTATTGCCACTAAGATTTATATCAGACAAGACATTATTTGTCGGAATCTTTTCAGATTCCAAAATTTCAAGAGCATTTTGATAAAGATGCAGACTAGTTAAGGaaggaaaaatatgaaatacatcaGGAAATTTTGTGAGCTTATTGTACCCCATATCTAAATAGTTGactttgtttaatgttttagtaCAATGATCGAAAATTGAAGTGCTATTTTCGTTTAGTCCAGTGAAAAATTGTAAAGATAAGGACTGTAAGTTTGAGAGATGACATACGGCGTCTGGAATCGTTTCAAAATTGGCCGCGTACTGCATGTCAAGCATTGTGAGTGAATGTTCAAAGCCTTGGAATGCTTCGGAAGAAAGATGTGTGAAGTTTATGTTGGAAACAACTAAAGACTTCAAGTTGTGTAATAATCTTAGCTCATTAGGCCAAGTAGAAAActcatttaaatcaaaattcaacCTTTTAAGGGTATTAGTAATTTTTGACTGAGTGAATACATCCAGAGAGTTTAGAGGATTGCCCTTCATGTACAAGTTTGCGAGGGCAGGGAGGTTATATACAGCCATCGGTATACTAgataaattgttattttgtagATCGAGTGCATAAGTAACATTTTCAATGCCACTGAAAGCATATCTGTCGATGGTTGATATCTCGTTGGACAGGAGTTTAATTCGGATAGATGTAGCGTTAACAGTGCTCAGGTTCTTGAAAGCATAATTTGGAATTGTGGTCAAATGGTTGCTAATCAACTGGACATATAATGTCGACACATGTTTGTCAGCCTTGAAGAAGTGTGGTATTGTATTGAGACTTTTGCGGTCGCAGCTGATATACGCATACGATGATCCAGACCCTGAACATGTACACGGTGCCGGTGCTAGGCAGCTATTACCCAGCAGGAATGCTTCGCAGTTAAATGATATTGTTGCAGCAATACTGAAaatctgaaataataaatatagcaTCTCAATTGCATATGTTTATTTGAACAGACTTCCGGTGTTATTGAACTTATTGGACACATTCCGAATAATCCTTGCAgtcattgaaaaaaaaggaatatgTGCACATTTCAAGTTAGTCATTATGTATATTGTGTGGCCTCTTAACAAAGACTCAAAAGTTATTTCATAGCATACTTATTACATTGGTACTTACCGCTATGAACAGCATTTTCAAACCAATGTGCCACAGAGTTGTTTGAGCTTTACTTCTTTAACTGAAACACGTAAAAAAATATTGGTCAGATATGTTTGTTTCCAACAAAATCACACCGCTACGCTTAGAGTTACTATCTTATATGTAACCTATTTTTACACAGTGTTTAGGTGAAATTAGTGCGAAACATACATATATACGTATAGACAAAATACTTCTACTACTACACCAGCCACTACTACTAGATATCTAccactactactattactactactactactacaacctGTATCTTCTACCATTACAACTACGTTTTCTACATTAGTAATACAACTGCTATCACCACCACAACCACAACTTccactactgctactactattcCCCTCACAACTTCCACTTTCACttctactaccaccaccaccactattGCTACTACTACTGCCATTTCTATTACTACTACGAATTCTACCACTTTCACTCACTATTATTAGTACTACTAGTGAGACTATTACTACTAtaactgctgctgctgctactgctatagCTACTGCTCCTCATACTACTTCTAGTACTGGTACTAAAACTACtattactactgctgctgctgctactactactactactagtgctgctgctgctactacttctATTtatactactactattactactattgctactactactgctgctgctactactactacttctgctactcctactactacttctgctgctactactactactactgctatcactactactactgctgctcctactactacttctgctgctactactactactactgctaccactactactactgctgctcctactactgcttctactactacaactactactaactgttactattactactactagtactgctaccaccaccactactactactactactgctgctactataACTACttctactaccactactactactactactgctaccactactactactgctgcccctactgctgctactactgctaccaCTGCTACTCCTActcctactactgctactaccactgctactactgctacaactactactacttctgctgccgctgctactactgctactactacttctactactactactactactattactgctgctactattactactactacctCCTACTACTATAACTTatagtactactactactactgctgctgttTCTGCTACTTCTACTAGTTCTACAGCTGCTACTACCATTGCCACTGCCATGATTATAGGCCTACATGTGtatacagtaaaactaccaactggcattattacacagtgtaagacacagaactgtttataattgctgttaattaAAATTGAGATATTTGTATAACTGAAACGTACTGAAATAAATctgacattaaatatttttaacattttttttctatttcttgccttctttggctttgaaacaataagtaaaacaattaacttatgcaaggtatactcaaacgaattggccattttgttgcgaatgtcaacgtGTTCATTAACCAAACGCGTCACAAAAGACGAAAATACACGGATCAGACTAAGGTGTACCAgtactaaatgaagggccctaccgaacagtttgctataTCATACATGTAGCCTACTTTCTACATGTCCATagtactttttctcatttaagattaacaggttatttaaatatatttaataaaagtttctaagaaactaaatttattaattatctcccagacttctcagtcctttacgGTACTTTAATTCCGTGAGGTttattattgtaatggagacgtaaataTATCCCTAGGCGCAAATAAAAgactggctctgtttcttggttgataaattattaattatttctgtatttactaaaatttcaaaaccatcgaaactatcgattgttgaaggaactatcggcgattgttattggatcgtgacttttctatcgatgcatgctatcgggacactcaggatcgcaatgcatcgatatttcAATGTACCGTTACACCCCCAACTAGTCTACTACTaccattactactactactactactactatcactattactactaccactactactacgacttctactactactactactactacatttactactactactgctgctactactattttacaacaacaacaaaaactactACTAATACTACAACTTCTATTACTGTTACTACTTCTAATATCATCACGCCTTACATTACTAACgctgctactactactatcaCCACCTCAACCACTTCAAATATTTTTACTACTCCTACTGCTAgagccaccaccaccaccatttccattactactactacttctggTTTTATTATTACTACTACGATCGCCAACTTTTCCACAgctactgcttctactgctattactactactactactactacaagtACTGCTAAAACTACAACCACCACATCCGCAACTATTACTACTATTACTGCTACCACTAACATTTCCGCTGTTTTTACTTCTACTACCAGCACCACTTGCAAcgctactacttctactactaccaGCAATACCATCATTTCCGCTACCACTTCTACTGCCGACACCACTATCACAACTACTTCCATTCCTCTTTGTTCTACTTCTTCTATTAccactactactgctactactacttcttCTTCTTCAACTACCACTACAACTATCACCACTTGCAATACTACTAGAACTTCTACCTTTTACCACCACTTTCAGAACTACTACGGTTACTACTACTACCAACACTTCCGCTTCtcaatactactactactactactgctactactactactacttctacaacttctactactgctactactaatactactactaTCGCCACCACTAATTCCATTAGTAAAATAGGTTACATATAATTTcaactacaactgctactaccaCCTCTTCCACTTTTACTACTTGTACTATTACTACTTCCTCTATCCTCTattactactaccactaccactttCACTGCTATCGCTACTACTACCGCCACTTCCactactactaatactactactactgctactactactacgatTGCAAACGCCACTTCTACTactattacttttttcactacTATTTTCTCCTTTGCTTTTACcgctaccactaccactaccactactactactacgacAACTACTGCTTCCACTTCTTATAATAGTATTACCATCACCACCACGgccactactgctactactactactactactactgctactactactacgacttcttctactactactactactgctgctactactactactactactactactactatttttgctactactactactattactactactacttttactactactacttctactaccaCCACTACCACAACCACATCTTgcactactactacttctactactattttacaacaacaacaagtactactactacaactacaaCTACAACttctactactgttactacttcTAATATCATCACGCCTTGCACTACTaatgctgctactactactatcaCCACCTCAACCACTTCAAATATTTTTACTACTCCTACTGCTAgagccaccaccaccaccatttttattactactactacgaCCACCAACTTTTCCACagctactacttctactactactactactactactacttctattaCAAGTACTGCTAATACTACCACCACCACTTCTGCAACTATTACTGCTACCACTAACATTTCCGCTGTGTTTACTTCTACTACCAGCACCACTTGCAatgctactacttctactactaccacCAATACCAGCATTTCCGCTACCACTACTACTACCGACATCACTATCACAACTACTTCCATTCCTCTTTGTTCTACCTCttctattactactactactactacttcttcttCTTCAACTACCACTACAATTATCAACACTTGCAATACTACTAGAACTTCTACCTATTACCACAACTTTCAGAACTACTACGGCTACTACTACTGCCAACACTCTCGCTTCTCAATACAAATAgaactacctctactactactactactactactgctactactactactacctctACTGCtattacttcttcttcttctactactactactactactactgctactactactactatctctactactactactgcttcttcttctactactactactactattactaccactactgctactactaccacttctactactactactactactactactactactactacttcttctactactactactactactacttcttctactactTCTACTGTCGCCACCACTACTTCCACTAGTAAAATAGGTTACATATAATTTcaactacaactgctactaccaCCTCTTCCACTACTACTTCTCAAACTTTTATGTTAGTATGTTATGCATAATTCAAAACGGCAAATTTAGCACGCGGTGCTAATGCCGTAGTACTGTTAACACAATTTCTATTTGAAATATCATATAAAGAAGACAATAATTATGTCATGCTACAAAATTTAGTTATTTCCATTTTATGCATTAACAGCGTGGTCGCATCTTTAAAGAAACTTTTAGTTTTTAgtttgttaataaatatatttaaagactAAATCTTTGGACTATCATAATTATGGACAAGGAGCTAGAGGGTCAGCGTGCAAAGATACAATACCATGCGGTAAAAATGTCGTACGTCGTATTGTATCATTTTTTCAAACCATATAGATTCAGTTTTGTACTGTACTGAATTTATTCTCTTCCTCTGGTCACCTTATCATGATATACATGATGGTTTcagtatgaacattttaaaccgATATAGGTCTTGGTAGTTTTTGAGGTCACACATGAGATAAAGTTGGGATTATTTTGAAAGGAAACActtcaaaatctgatatcagacTATAACAGTACGAAGTGGCTTTTTCTTTTGCATCATTGTTCTCTTCATATACATAACAATTTCAGGATATTTTCGCAAAACTATGTTAATGTATCGGAGTTTGAAAGGTGCATATATGCGAATTACGTGTGTGTTTAGACAAAGTGTTAAACGAAATCATTCTAGACACTGAATTCATTCAGATATTCATTCTACAATTATCTAATATTAGTGAAAAACATATCTTTATACTCTATAACAAATAAAAGACGGACGTTAATTTaattcattatcttttttttctcaatCATATTTAGCACAGCGTTTAATTCTTACCCTATTGCTAAGATAAGTTACTTTAGAGATCAAAATCAAACACACGGATACAAATTAAAACCAATGTTACAAATGATTTTCAATGCGTATATATGAACATGTTAAAGTGCTATCGTAGAACCGTGGCTCCAAAACGTCGCATGTCGAGTCAGTCGAGTTGTATTATACCGTCGTTGGGTGATAATGGTAATGCAAAATCGCCAAAAGAGGGCTAGACGGGCTCAacagcatatgaataaagaacgtTGATGAGCCCGTCTGGCCCTCAACAGACGAAAGGTGTctcagtttcaaaacaaaatgttaaaacatacGGATATTTGAAGAGCATGCTATAAACGAGTATAAATGCACCAGAATATTTAATACTGAGTCTTGAGACATCATGCGGTGccatttttgttaaaacatgcaAAGAATTTGTTTCTAACAAAGACAATAAAATTGGAGCATTTGAAAATTGCGATAACGTCTGTTTAATGTAGCGTGCAcactgtaaatatattttcaaacatatgtATTGAATTAGGAGAGACCTATATTTTAATGGATGATTTCACAATACACTGAATTTTAAATGAAAGCAATAGTGTCTACATATATAggtaaaagatatatatatataccataaatatgttttctttcctGCGAACccataaatattttgagaaaacaccTACatctgtaagtacgcagtccgctgtccgtagtccgcgtcgaagtaatttgaaaatctctactactactgctgctactactactactactactactactattactactactgctactactactactactaccatcACCACTTCagctaccaccaccaccactactactattactactacaaCTAATACTACAATCGCCAAAACTGCCACTATTACTTCTAGATGTACCTCCACCATTTCCCCCACTACTGCttctactactaccactactaccaaCAACACCACTAACGCTACAACTACTACTTCTTATACTACCACCACTACTTCTACTATTACCACTACGTCTACTACTATCATTACTACCACCACTTCCACTAGTACTACAATTACTGCTATTACTACTACTTCTACAACAACATGCACTACTACCGATAATTCTAtgtctactactactactactactattactactactactacttctactactaccaGCAACTgctctactactactactactactacggTTTCTACTACAGCCACCACTTTCACTTCTACTTCTACTCCCCtcctaccactactactaccacaACTATAACTACTACTtccgccaccaccaccaccaccactagtactactactactatttaCTTCCACAACCACCACTTCCACTATCACAGAAATAACTTCTACCATCACTTTAaatactacctctattactactTAAACAACTACACCTTCTACCATCACCATTACCTTCACTACTACTATTATCACCACCACCACttccactactactactactactaccaccactaTTATTACCATTACTTCCGCCatcaccactactactactactaccactactacttccactaccaccaccaccaccactttcACTACTTCTAATaagtggtggtggtagtagtagtagtattaatTGTAGTAGTGGAAATGGTGGTGGTAGAAGTAGTGGTAGTAGTACTAGAGGAAGTGGTGAAAGTTTACTAGTTTAAGTTGTAAAGTGGTTGTAGTTGAAGTGATGGTAGAAGTAGTATACTGCTACCAAAAACACAACTCcaactactgctactactactactactatactactgCTTCTACTATTCTACTAACTACTAACGACGACGACTACAACGACGACCACGACCACCACAATCACGACCACCACACcataactactactactactactactactactgctactactactactactgctactactactactactactactactactactactactactgctactactactactactgctactactactactactactactactactactac of Mercenaria mercenaria strain notata unplaced genomic scaffold, MADL_Memer_1 contig_657, whole genome shotgun sequence contains these proteins:
- the LOC123528345 gene encoding leucine-rich repeat-containing G-protein coupled receptor 4-like codes for the protein MLFIAIFSIAATISFNCEAFLLGNSCLAPAPCTCSGSGSSYAYISCDRKSLNTIPHFFKADKHVSTLYVQLISNHLTTIPNYAFKNLSTVNATSIRIKLLSNEISTIDRYAFSGIENVTYALDLQNNNLSSIPMAVYNLPALANLYMKGNPLNSLDVFTQSKITNTLKRLNFDLNEFSTWPNELRLLHNLKSLVVSNINFTHLSSEAFQGFEHSLTMLDMQYAANFETIPDAVCHLSNLQSLSLQFFTGLNENSTSIFDHCTKTLNKVNYLDMGYNKLTKFPDVFHIFPSLTSLHLYQNALEILESEKIPTNNVLSDINLSGNRFKRIPDALNKLQGLTSLDLSYNDISSVEDHDLIGLVHLGRLYLRYNPVKYISTHAFKNNNALTTVYLSGTSLKSIPAAVMSLKNLSYFDFRTTDPIPCTCEMSYLKGWNATAVRNFYGECAYFGVKIQSFIMSSLQQCP